The following are encoded together in the Pectobacterium punjabense genome:
- the sctN gene encoding type III secretion system ATPase SctN, protein MQTQPSSFPLLDRWVAQQRQHLVGYAPVEKKGRVMAVSGILLECNLPQARIGDLCWVARQDDSQMMAEVVGFSPENTFLSALGALDGIAQGAAVTPLYQPHRIQVSERLLGSVLDGFGRALEDGGESAFVEPGQPTGRTQPVLGDAPPPTSRPRISQPLPTGLRAVDGLLTLGQGQRVGIFAGAGCGKTTLLAELARNTPCDAIVFGLIGERGRELREFLDHELDDELRRRTVLVCSTSDRSSMERARAAFTATAIAEAYRAEGRQVLLIIDSLTRFARAQREIGLALGEPQGRGGLPPSVYTLLPRLVERAGQTEDGAITALYSVLIEQDSMNDPVADEVRSLIDGHIVLARRLAEQGHYPAIDVLASLSRTMSNVVDTDHTRNAGGVRRLMAAYKQVEMLIRLGEYQPGHDELTDSAVNAHSEITQFLRQSMREPMPYGVIQQQLAGVSRYAP, encoded by the coding sequence ATGCAGACACAACCTTCTTCTTTTCCGCTGCTCGATCGGTGGGTCGCCCAGCAGCGTCAGCACCTGGTGGGTTACGCGCCCGTGGAGAAAAAAGGCCGCGTCATGGCCGTCAGCGGTATTTTGCTGGAGTGCAACCTGCCGCAGGCACGTATTGGCGATCTGTGCTGGGTGGCGCGTCAGGATGATAGTCAGATGATGGCAGAAGTGGTGGGATTCAGCCCGGAGAATACCTTTCTCTCCGCGCTTGGGGCGCTGGACGGCATCGCACAGGGTGCCGCCGTAACGCCGCTGTATCAGCCACACCGCATTCAGGTGTCGGAACGCTTGCTGGGCAGCGTGCTGGACGGATTTGGGCGGGCATTGGAAGACGGCGGCGAGAGCGCCTTCGTTGAACCGGGTCAACCCACGGGACGCACACAGCCAGTACTGGGCGACGCGCCACCGCCAACATCCCGACCACGCATCAGCCAGCCGCTGCCTACCGGATTACGCGCCGTCGATGGCCTGTTAACCCTCGGCCAGGGTCAACGCGTCGGCATCTTCGCCGGTGCAGGCTGCGGTAAAACCACGCTGCTGGCGGAACTGGCGCGCAATACGCCGTGCGATGCCATCGTTTTCGGGCTGATTGGCGAACGAGGGCGTGAACTGCGCGAATTTCTCGATCACGAATTGGACGACGAGTTACGCCGCCGCACCGTGCTGGTGTGCTCGACCTCTGACCGCAGCAGCATGGAACGCGCCCGCGCAGCCTTCACCGCTACCGCTATCGCCGAAGCCTACCGCGCCGAAGGCCGTCAGGTGCTGCTGATTATTGATTCCCTGACGCGTTTTGCCCGCGCTCAGCGTGAAATCGGCCTCGCGCTTGGGGAACCGCAGGGACGCGGCGGGTTGCCGCCATCGGTCTATACGCTGCTGCCGCGTCTGGTCGAGCGCGCCGGACAAACGGAAGACGGTGCCATCACTGCGCTCTACTCCGTTTTGATCGAACAAGACTCCATGAACGATCCGGTCGCCGATGAAGTACGTTCGCTGATCGACGGGCATATCGTGCTCGCCCGACGTTTGGCGGAACAGGGGCATTATCCGGCTATCGACGTGCTCGCCAGCCTGAGTCGCACCATGAGTAACGTTGTGGATACCGATCACACCCGCAATGCGGGCGGCGTACGACGTCTGATGGCGGCGTACAAGCAGGTTGAGATGCTGATCCGCCTGGGGGAATACCAGCCCGGTCATGACGAGTTAACCGATTCCGCCGTCAACGCCCATTCCGAAATCACACAGTTTCTGCGCCAGTCGATGCGTGAACCGATGCCTTATGGCGTGATTCAACAACAGCTCGCCGGAGTCAGCCGCTATGCCCCATAA
- the sctW gene encoding type III secretion system gatekeeper subunit SctW yields the protein MIKIPTVLPSSSALPQPVVVDDDPVPQTAVQQASPLHASPGSPLSTSMEEVAMAFGEQAERRSKSLNRRQIAQQPDARVTANVERIEKLTELFRMLENPSQSTLDQQLSRMRDLLTRQGSPSLEAVLEAAGNDPARGDILLRHIRQQSAQQPELATAAANALQQLHQEKGPEVRAGLNTATAIALFSTQPEQKQAMRELYYQKIVHQQSASALLDSLLERFDATTFSIGLRTLQRALAADIASLTPSISKAVLSKMLSNLNDSRHLSHTLSSSQTLLTRLANKVPAFTLGAVELTRRLIGLSTNGAYARDLHNLGREVAGTQVQHQAIFFSALLPLVSDLPHPLWRDSKNRQTAIQLIRGMIGDIAQYEKQQAQNVQRDASPHQKQDARESDKGQP from the coding sequence ATGATCAAAATACCGACCGTCCTTCCCTCTAGCAGCGCTCTACCGCAACCGGTCGTTGTGGATGACGATCCCGTGCCACAGACTGCGGTGCAGCAGGCAAGCCCACTGCATGCTTCACCCGGATCTCCGCTTTCTACGTCGATGGAAGAAGTCGCCATGGCGTTTGGTGAGCAGGCCGAGCGGAGAAGTAAGTCGTTAAATCGGCGGCAGATTGCCCAACAGCCGGATGCTCGCGTCACCGCAAATGTCGAACGGATTGAGAAACTGACAGAACTGTTCCGTATGTTGGAAAATCCGTCACAGAGTACGCTCGACCAGCAGTTGAGCCGCATGCGCGATCTGTTGACGCGACAAGGCTCACCGTCTCTTGAAGCCGTGCTGGAGGCCGCAGGCAACGATCCGGCGCGCGGCGATATCTTGCTGCGCCACATTCGGCAACAGTCAGCACAACAGCCTGAATTGGCAACGGCGGCTGCCAATGCGCTACAGCAGTTGCATCAGGAAAAAGGACCAGAAGTCCGGGCGGGTCTGAATACGGCAACGGCTATTGCGCTGTTCAGCACGCAGCCAGAGCAAAAACAGGCGATGCGCGAGCTGTACTATCAGAAAATCGTGCATCAGCAGTCAGCCAGCGCGCTATTGGATTCCCTGCTGGAACGCTTTGATGCCACGACGTTTTCCATAGGGCTACGCACGTTGCAGCGGGCACTCGCGGCAGATATTGCCTCATTGACGCCCTCTATTTCGAAAGCCGTACTCAGCAAAATGCTGAGTAATCTCAACGATTCCCGTCACCTGAGCCACACGCTGTCATCCAGCCAGACGCTACTCACGCGGTTGGCGAACAAAGTGCCTGCGTTTACGCTCGGCGCCGTGGAATTAACTCGCCGTTTGATTGGCTTAAGCACCAATGGTGCCTACGCTCGCGACCTGCATAATCTCGGTCGCGAAGTTGCGGGGACGCAGGTGCAGCATCAGGCCATATTTTTCAGCGCCCTGCTGCCGCTCGTCAGCGATCTGCCCCATCCGCTATGGCGAGACAGCAAAAACCGGCAAACGGCGATCCAGTTGATACGCGGCATGATTGGCGATATCGCCCAATACGAAAAACAGCAGGCGCAAAATGTGCAACGTGACGCCTCCCCCCACCAAAAGCAGGACGCACGCGAATCGGATAAGGGGCAGCCATGA
- the sctQ gene encoding type III secretion system cytoplasmic ring protein SctQ, with product MSSNSPHIRPLTLPTMRVQHARIRSTLAAGLWLPFIRDGVAGRLHLQLAHPRELIEETSAAQASGWRSDIGNFSLTDPFPVLSLLSDCPLLPVTEDDEAAQWYWTLYNQSLNPVLRALVGEVYPTRTPPEERDSAEQHDNDDTRYVWLSASWNGIVVRSRMQAADAVWLALFSHTDWHRQCQALPTAMAIAIPLTLADVVLPFTALQRLQTGDIVLPNRPWVTPSGEGTLSFGTLRLHGMLQLTANVPYTFTVTDMETVSMPSPATDTMLTDAHVDISASEFTLSRDNVTENLPPLPIVLQLRCGNLTMTLAELQHLARGSVLTLRDVVPGQAWLYHGDIALASGDLVDVEGRLGIQITQRFSAPAHKLPMQDEDNAAAQELAP from the coding sequence ATGAGTTCAAATTCCCCACACATTCGACCGCTGACGCTGCCAACGATGCGCGTGCAGCACGCCCGCATCCGATCGACGCTGGCAGCAGGACTATGGCTACCTTTTATCCGCGATGGGGTTGCTGGTCGTCTGCACCTTCAACTGGCGCATCCGCGTGAGCTGATAGAGGAAACGTCTGCCGCACAGGCAAGCGGTTGGCGTAGCGATATCGGTAATTTCTCACTGACCGATCCGTTTCCGGTGCTCAGCCTGCTGTCCGACTGCCCGCTGCTGCCAGTGACAGAAGACGATGAGGCGGCACAGTGGTACTGGACGCTCTATAACCAGTCGCTCAACCCCGTACTGCGGGCGCTTGTGGGGGAAGTGTATCCAACGAGAACACCCCCGGAAGAACGAGATTCAGCAGAACAACATGACAACGATGACACGCGCTATGTCTGGCTTAGCGCCAGTTGGAACGGGATTGTCGTGCGAAGCCGGATGCAGGCCGCTGATGCCGTCTGGTTGGCATTGTTTTCCCACACCGACTGGCACCGTCAGTGCCAGGCGCTCCCCACAGCAATGGCTATCGCGATCCCGCTCACGCTGGCTGACGTCGTGCTGCCGTTTACGGCGCTACAACGGCTCCAGACCGGCGACATTGTCCTCCCTAACCGCCCGTGGGTTACGCCGTCCGGTGAGGGAACGCTGTCATTCGGCACACTGCGCCTGCACGGCATGCTACAGCTCACAGCAAACGTGCCCTACACCTTTACCGTTACCGACATGGAGACTGTCTCAATGCCCTCACCAGCTACCGACACGATGCTAACCGATGCCCACGTTGATATATCAGCGAGTGAATTCACACTATCACGTGACAACGTCACTGAAAATTTACCGCCGTTGCCGATTGTCTTACAACTTCGCTGCGGCAACCTGACGATGACGCTGGCGGAATTGCAACACCTTGCCCGCGGGAGCGTGCTGACGCTGCGCGACGTGGTGCCGGGGCAAGCCTGGCTGTATCACGGTGATATTGCGCTGGCGAGCGGCGATCTGGTCGATGTAGAAGGCCGACTGGGGATACAGATTACCCAACGCTTTTCCGCGCCAGCGCATAAGTTGCCAATGCAGGATGAAGACAACGCCGCCGCACAGGAGCTGGCACCATGA
- a CDS encoding RNA polymerase sigma factor → MDMSTLKHIEQTPSLYPALAVDWELVFRQHGKKLHNFIRKRVSNRDDVEDLQQMTYLEVLKHQDKFAGASRPETWVFGIALNLVRNYFKQARQRAQEMGDEMLEHIAIELDPGTITESQRALKRAMDAIVTLPEDTRQMLTQLLDTDASYQDLALQMGIPIGTVRSRLSRARGVIRQAVES, encoded by the coding sequence ATGGACATGTCTACCCTGAAACACATCGAACAGACCCCTTCGCTTTACCCGGCGCTCGCTGTCGATTGGGAACTGGTGTTTCGTCAACACGGAAAGAAATTGCATAACTTTATCCGCAAGCGTGTCAGCAACCGTGATGACGTGGAGGATTTACAGCAAATGACCTATCTGGAAGTGCTCAAACATCAGGATAAATTTGCGGGAGCATCGCGGCCGGAGACGTGGGTGTTCGGTATTGCCCTCAATCTGGTGCGTAACTATTTCAAGCAGGCACGGCAGCGCGCTCAGGAAATGGGCGATGAGATGCTGGAACATATCGCGATAGAGCTCGATCCCGGCACCATTACCGAAAGCCAGCGAGCACTGAAACGCGCGATGGACGCTATCGTCACACTGCCTGAGGACACCCGTCAGATGTTGACGCAACTGCTGGATACCGATGCCAGTTATCAGGATCTTGCGTTGCAGATGGGGATTCCGATTGGCACGGTGCGGTCACGGCTGTCTCGCGCCCGAGGTGTGATCCGTCAGGCCGTGGAATCCTGA
- a CDS encoding type III secretion protein, producing the protein MPHNTERDAELQSVLNLLMPIRRQRLSRSERQQRQEEQQLIRIAEQQRHHQQQVEALRQASHTQRDQFAQETQGQRQTLEHLKKHLAAEQRLLGEIAAEVQQVQAAQQQHDDQQRQVDDARHTTRQCQKAVEKLEYLLTLPQEHV; encoded by the coding sequence ATGCCCCATAACACCGAACGCGATGCCGAATTACAGAGCGTATTGAACCTATTAATGCCAATACGCCGCCAGCGCTTAAGCCGTAGCGAGCGTCAGCAGCGGCAGGAAGAACAGCAGCTTATCAGGATTGCAGAGCAGCAACGCCATCACCAGCAGCAGGTCGAGGCACTGCGACAGGCCAGCCACACGCAGCGCGACCAGTTTGCTCAGGAAACGCAGGGGCAACGTCAAACGTTGGAACACCTGAAGAAGCACCTTGCCGCCGAACAGCGTTTACTCGGCGAGATAGCGGCGGAAGTGCAGCAGGTGCAGGCCGCGCAGCAACAGCACGACGACCAGCAGCGTCAGGTTGATGACGCCCGACACACCACTCGCCAATGCCAGAAGGCGGTGGAGAAACTGGAATATCTGCTTACGTTACCTCAGGAGCACGTATGA
- a CDS encoding FHA domain-containing protein encodes MFELRVLTGLHRGAALPLCGNAWRIGAADDADLVLYDPGIAPYHGQLEKSADGWALSALDGALCNTEGHAVEHIDALPPGTPFALGQIWLCIVAANTPWLDDNQTPPTAEEDIPAANISTDAPLAHTTAPTTMSTPTPLPAPRLPLWAKASYLLLGALLLVMVGSWQLQESVAMPAAPPPQDTRKPLGTLPQLESTLRMMLQERELSAAVKVAAYQDRLTLTGQLTPDDQKKLERMLAQLHQRYRTALSVDNRTQLKTEQLPFQIVQVTSGSRANVVTADGQRFFIGDEVDNLRLVRIDEHQIEFSGRQQITVNW; translated from the coding sequence ATGTTTGAATTACGCGTGCTGACTGGTTTACATCGCGGTGCGGCGCTGCCGCTGTGCGGAAATGCCTGGCGCATCGGTGCCGCCGATGATGCCGATCTCGTCCTCTACGATCCCGGCATTGCGCCTTATCACGGCCAACTGGAGAAGAGCGCTGACGGCTGGGCACTCAGTGCACTGGACGGCGCCTTGTGTAATACCGAAGGTCACGCTGTTGAGCACATTGACGCGCTGCCGCCCGGCACACCGTTTGCGCTGGGGCAGATTTGGCTCTGCATTGTGGCTGCCAATACCCCCTGGCTTGATGACAATCAAACGCCACCAACAGCGGAAGAGGATATCCCCGCCGCGAATATATCCACCGACGCGCCGCTGGCTCATACCACTGCGCCGACAACTATGTCGACACCTACGCCGCTACCCGCACCGCGCCTGCCGCTGTGGGCCAAAGCCAGCTACCTGCTGCTTGGCGCATTGCTGCTGGTGATGGTGGGCAGTTGGCAGCTACAGGAGAGCGTCGCGATGCCTGCCGCCCCGCCGCCGCAGGATACCCGCAAGCCGCTCGGCACGCTGCCACAGTTGGAAAGCACGCTACGTATGATGTTGCAGGAACGGGAACTGAGCGCGGCCGTAAAAGTGGCGGCGTATCAGGATCGCCTCACGCTCACCGGGCAATTAACACCGGACGATCAAAAAAAGCTGGAACGGATGCTCGCCCAACTCCACCAACGTTATAGAACCGCGCTATCGGTGGATAACCGGACACAGCTGAAAACGGAGCAACTGCCGTTTCAGATCGTTCAGGTGACCAGCGGGTCGCGTGCCAATGTCGTCACAGCGGATGGCCAGCGCTTTTTCATCGGCGATGAGGTCGACAACCTGCGTCTGGTGCGGATTGATGAGCACCAGATTGAATTCAGCGGCAGACAACAGATAACGGTGAATTGGTAA
- the sctT gene encoding type III secretion system export apparatus subunit SctT, producing the protein MIATIQHVYDFIIAITLGIARLYPCFILVPVFSLNVLKGMMRNAVVISLTLLPAPIVQQQLLMTPLSWPMLPALLFKELMVGLLIALILAIPFWLFESVGALFDNQRGALMGGQLNPALGSDATPLGHLLKQTLILLLIIGIGLKGLTQLMWDSYQIWPVLSWLPAPSEKGFEVYLSLLADTFTHLVVYAGPLVALLLLLEFSIALLSLYSPQLQVFVLSIPAKCLVGMAFFIIYLPVLHYLGDHKLQGLPDLKHLLPLLFTASNS; encoded by the coding sequence ATGATCGCCACCATTCAGCACGTTTACGACTTTATCATCGCCATTACGCTCGGCATCGCCCGGCTGTACCCGTGCTTTATTCTGGTGCCGGTTTTTTCACTCAACGTGTTGAAAGGCATGATGCGCAACGCCGTGGTGATTTCCCTGACGCTGCTGCCCGCCCCCATCGTGCAGCAGCAACTCCTGATGACGCCGCTGTCCTGGCCGATGCTCCCCGCGCTGTTGTTCAAAGAACTCATGGTGGGATTACTGATTGCGCTGATTCTGGCGATACCGTTCTGGCTGTTTGAGTCCGTCGGGGCGCTGTTCGATAACCAACGCGGCGCGTTGATGGGCGGTCAGCTCAACCCCGCGCTGGGCTCGGACGCCACGCCGCTCGGCCATCTACTGAAACAGACGCTGATTCTGCTGCTGATTATTGGCATCGGCCTAAAAGGGCTGACGCAGTTGATGTGGGACAGCTACCAAATCTGGCCGGTGCTGTCCTGGCTGCCTGCACCGAGTGAAAAAGGGTTTGAGGTGTATCTCAGCCTGCTGGCCGACACCTTCACCCATTTAGTGGTGTACGCCGGGCCGCTGGTGGCGCTACTGCTGCTGTTGGAATTCAGTATTGCATTGCTCAGCCTGTATAGCCCGCAGCTTCAGGTCTTCGTGCTGTCGATTCCAGCCAAGTGTCTGGTTGGGATGGCGTTTTTCATCATTTATTTGCCAGTGCTGCACTACTTAGGCGACCACAAACTTCAGGGGCTGCCGGATCTCAAACACCTGCTCCCACTGCTTTTTACCGCATCGAACAGCTAA
- the sctV gene encoding type III secretion system export apparatus subunit SctV, translating to MNLLIIWLNRIALSAMQRSEVVGAVIVMSIVFMMIIPLPTGLIDVLIALNICVSSLLIVLAMYLPKPLAFSTFPAVLLLTTMFRLAISISTTRQILLQQDGGHIVEAFGNYVVGGNLAVGLVIFLILTVVNFLVITKGSERVAEVAARFTLDAMPGKQMSIDSDLRAGLIEAHQARQRRENLAKESQLFGAMDGAMKFVKGDAIASLVIVFINMIGGFAIGVLQHNMAASDAMHVYSVLTIGDGLIAQIPALLISLTAGMIITRVSADGQKVDANIGREIAEQLTSQPKAWIISSIGMFGFALLPGMPTLVFVAISVSSLGSGLFQLWRIKQQGQLDASQLEADNIPAEQNGYQDLRRFNPTRAYLLLFHPVWQGQPTATALVQNIRRLRNRLVYRFGFTLPSFDIEFSDRLAEDEFQFCVYEIPYVKATLVTDQLAVANNAIELADATIATSGHTLRDESQWLWLPLAHVAQQPDDVPRWTADELILARMEQAIHRTGSQFIGLQETKSILAWLESEQPELAQELQRIMPLSRFASVLQRLASERVPLRSVRPIAEALIEVGQHERDTLALTDYVRLALKSQICHQYSDENSLAVWLLTPESEELLRDALRQTQNETFFALTQDYASTLLGQLRRAFPPFSSQRSLVLVAQDLRSPLRTLLQDEFHHVPVLSFTELESTLSINVIGRLDLYDSPDPFSA from the coding sequence ATGAATCTGTTGATTATCTGGCTAAACCGCATTGCACTAAGCGCGATGCAACGCTCGGAGGTCGTGGGGGCGGTTATCGTGATGTCTATCGTCTTCATGATGATCATTCCGCTGCCTACTGGGCTGATCGATGTGCTGATCGCCCTCAATATCTGTGTCTCTTCCCTGCTGATCGTGCTGGCGATGTACCTGCCCAAACCGCTGGCCTTCTCAACGTTTCCGGCCGTCCTGCTGCTGACCACTATGTTTCGGCTGGCGATCTCCATTTCCACGACACGTCAGATCCTGCTCCAGCAGGACGGTGGTCATATCGTGGAAGCCTTCGGTAACTACGTAGTGGGCGGAAATCTGGCCGTCGGGCTGGTCATCTTCCTGATTCTCACGGTGGTGAATTTTCTGGTGATCACCAAAGGCTCCGAGCGTGTAGCCGAGGTGGCGGCACGTTTCACGCTGGATGCGATGCCCGGTAAACAGATGTCCATCGACAGCGATCTGCGTGCCGGGCTGATTGAAGCCCATCAGGCACGACAGCGGCGGGAAAATTTGGCGAAAGAAAGTCAGCTATTCGGGGCAATGGACGGCGCGATGAAGTTCGTTAAAGGCGATGCGATTGCGTCGCTGGTTATCGTGTTCATCAACATGATCGGCGGCTTCGCCATCGGCGTGCTGCAACACAACATGGCGGCGTCCGATGCGATGCACGTCTATTCGGTATTGACCATCGGCGATGGGCTGATCGCCCAGATCCCCGCGCTGCTGATCTCACTGACGGCCGGGATGATCATCACCCGCGTCTCGGCCGACGGGCAAAAAGTGGATGCCAATATTGGTCGGGAAATCGCGGAACAGCTCACCAGCCAGCCCAAAGCATGGATCATCTCCTCCATCGGCATGTTTGGCTTTGCACTGCTGCCGGGGATGCCAACGCTGGTATTTGTCGCCATCAGTGTGTCCTCGCTCGGCAGCGGTCTGTTCCAGCTCTGGCGCATCAAACAGCAAGGTCAGTTGGATGCCAGCCAGTTGGAGGCGGATAACATACCTGCCGAACAGAACGGCTATCAGGATCTACGGCGCTTTAACCCCACGCGCGCTTACCTGCTGCTGTTTCATCCGGTCTGGCAAGGGCAACCAACGGCGACGGCGCTGGTGCAGAACATCCGTCGTCTGCGTAACCGGCTGGTCTACCGTTTTGGCTTTACGCTGCCGTCCTTTGATATCGAATTCAGCGATCGACTGGCGGAGGATGAGTTTCAGTTTTGCGTCTATGAAATTCCCTACGTTAAAGCCACGTTGGTTACCGACCAACTGGCGGTGGCCAATAACGCCATCGAACTCGCCGATGCGACGATCGCCACATCGGGTCACACGCTGCGCGATGAAAGCCAATGGCTATGGCTGCCGTTGGCGCATGTCGCGCAACAGCCTGACGATGTACCGCGCTGGACGGCGGATGAACTGATTCTGGCTCGCATGGAACAGGCCATTCACCGCACGGGTTCACAGTTTATCGGCTTGCAGGAAACCAAATCCATTCTGGCCTGGCTGGAGAGCGAGCAGCCGGAGTTAGCGCAGGAGCTTCAGCGCATCATGCCGCTTTCGCGTTTTGCCAGCGTGCTACAGCGGCTTGCCTCCGAGCGAGTACCGCTGCGCTCAGTGCGCCCTATCGCCGAAGCGCTGATTGAAGTCGGCCAGCACGAGCGGGATACGCTGGCGCTGACCGACTACGTGCGTCTGGCGCTCAAATCACAAATCTGCCACCAGTACAGCGATGAAAACAGCCTCGCCGTCTGGCTGCTGACGCCAGAAAGCGAAGAGTTACTGCGCGATGCACTGCGCCAAACGCAGAACGAAACCTTCTTCGCTCTGACACAGGACTATGCCTCAACGCTGCTCGGTCAGCTACGGCGGGCGTTTCCACCTTTCTCGTCACAACGCAGTCTGGTGCTGGTAGCACAGGATTTACGCAGCCCGCTGCGCACGTTGTTGCAGGACGAATTTCACCACGTCCCCGTGCTGTCCTTCACCGAACTGGAATCCACCCTGTCGATCAACGTCATCGGACGCCTTGATCTTTACGACTCTCCTGACCCCTTTAGCGCATAG
- a CDS encoding type III secretion system HrpP C-terminal domain-containing protein: MNNRQIASSESTATQNAQAARHGTSSRVDDQQHMDFWEAFTFSDGFEDALYQEPPIALPSGNAINAPMPLHSESVDNPQNVTPSPWRPLQCELIEAMDNICAPPFAFSLQLPQLGDIDARLANLVPRGWDISLRFSRESYHQLKDRREACCRSISTALDCPINLRFDAREDER; the protein is encoded by the coding sequence ATGAATAACCGACAGATTGCGTCATCCGAATCGACGGCGACGCAGAACGCGCAGGCCGCACGGCACGGCACATCCTCGCGCGTAGACGATCAGCAACACATGGATTTTTGGGAAGCCTTCACGTTTTCGGACGGCTTCGAAGACGCGCTCTACCAAGAACCGCCTATCGCATTGCCATCGGGCAACGCCATCAACGCACCGATGCCGCTGCATAGCGAATCAGTTGACAACCCACAAAATGTGACACCGTCACCGTGGCGGCCGCTGCAATGCGAGTTAATTGAGGCAATGGACAACATTTGCGCCCCACCATTTGCCTTCAGCCTGCAACTGCCGCAGTTGGGTGACATCGATGCGCGCTTAGCCAATCTGGTGCCACGCGGCTGGGACATTTCTCTGCGCTTTAGCCGGGAAAGCTACCATCAGTTAAAAGATCGGCGTGAAGCCTGCTGTCGTTCGATCTCTACCGCGCTGGACTGCCCGATCAATCTGCGTTTTGACGCCAGAGAGGATGAGCGATGA
- the sctR gene encoding type III secretion system export apparatus subunit SctR translates to MTAGAFDPLMFALFLGALSLIPLMMIVCTCFLKIAIVLLITRNAIGVQQVPPNMALYGIALAATLFVMAPVFQDISKRVQEKPLDMTDITSFQASVTYGLEPLQTFMSRNIDPDILTHLHENSLQMWPASLSEKVNTQNLLLVIPAFVLSELQAGFKIGFLIYIPFIVIDLIVSNVLLALGMQMVAPMTLSLPLKLLLFVLVNGWTRLLDGLFYSYL, encoded by the coding sequence ATGACCGCCGGCGCATTCGATCCCTTGATGTTTGCGCTCTTTTTGGGCGCACTCTCCCTGATTCCGCTGATGATGATTGTCTGTACCTGCTTTCTGAAGATTGCGATTGTGTTGCTGATTACCCGCAACGCCATCGGGGTACAGCAGGTGCCGCCGAATATGGCGCTGTACGGTATCGCACTTGCGGCGACGCTGTTTGTCATGGCACCGGTGTTTCAGGACATCAGCAAACGCGTGCAGGAAAAGCCGCTGGATATGACCGACATCACGTCGTTTCAGGCCAGCGTGACCTACGGACTGGAACCGCTGCAAACCTTTATGTCGCGCAACATTGACCCGGATATTCTCACCCACCTGCATGAGAACAGCCTGCAAATGTGGCCCGCCTCGCTATCCGAGAAAGTGAATACACAAAACCTGCTGCTGGTGATCCCGGCGTTTGTGCTGTCGGAGCTACAGGCCGGGTTCAAAATCGGCTTCCTGATCTATATCCCGTTCATCGTCATCGACCTCATCGTCTCCAATGTGCTGTTGGCGCTGGGGATGCAGATGGTCGCACCGATGACGCTCTCGCTGCCGTTAAAGCTGCTGCTGTTCGTGCTGGTCAACGGCTGGACGCGACTGCTGGACGGCCTGTTCTACAGCTACCTGTGA
- the sctS gene encoding type III secretion system export apparatus subunit SctS, with product MEIITLFRQAMVMVVLLSAPPLLVAVTVGVLISLLQAVMQLQDQTLPFAVKLISVGLTLALCGRWVGVELMQLAITAFNMIAQTGV from the coding sequence ATGGAAATAATCACGCTTTTCCGTCAGGCCATGGTGATGGTCGTGCTGCTCTCTGCGCCGCCGCTGCTGGTTGCGGTCACTGTCGGTGTGTTGATTTCGCTGCTACAGGCAGTGATGCAATTGCAGGATCAGACACTGCCCTTTGCCGTCAAACTGATCTCTGTCGGGCTGACGCTGGCGCTCTGCGGGCGCTGGGTGGGCGTAGAGCTGATGCAACTGGCGATTACCGCGTTCAACATGATTGCGCAGACTGGGGTATAA